The following nucleotide sequence is from Psychroflexus torquis ATCC 700755.
TGACATGCATATATTGATCTAGCTGATTTTTTATAGCTTCAATCACTTTGGGATGTCTATGACCCAAACCGCAGGCAGAAACACCTGCCACAAAGTCTAGATATTGGGTTCCATCTTTTGCATAAATATAAGAGCCTTCTGCAGAGACTACCTCAACTCCTAAGGGATGGGGAGTCGTTTGTGCCTGGAAGTCTAAAAAATCACTTTTCATCATCTATTTTTACAGCTTTTATTTTTCTTAAGGGCAATTTTTTATCCTCCGGAACTTTACCTGTATTTGAGGGTTTTAAGTCCGCTTTTTCTAAATTTGAATTTGAGTTTAACTCTCTTATTCCTTCAAAAAAGTCACCGTAAATATCAGGATCTTCTAGACCCTTTATTTTAGTTAAAACCAAACTATCTCTCCCTTTAAACAAGTCCGCTTTACTCATCAGCCGCTCATCTCCTCTCCAACTAAAGTCTTTTAATTTTCTTGCATTTTCTGGAAACATAGAACTTGGATGCGTTTGGGAATCCACCTCATTGTAATAGTAGACATCTGAGATTTCTTGTTTTTCGAATAAAATTTTAATTTTAGCCGAGATCGATTTGTTAATGCCTAAAAGATCAGAGGTATCATCCCTCAAAAAGAATAAGGATTCTGTATTTCGAATGATATTAACTTCATAGATTTCGTTATTCTTAAATAATCCAAAAAGTTCCTTCCCCTTAATTTGATTATAGCCGTCTATGGAGTCTTTTTGGATCATAAACGCATTATAAAAAACCTTAAGAGAATCTAATTGTTCCGTCTCTGTATTACTGATTAAATGAATGGTATCTCCAGTAATTTGACTTTCACCTGACCACAGAATTGGATCTCGAATCAATTTAGTGAGTCCAGTGGCTTCGTTACTATGTATAGAATCTGCTTTCCCACTCAAATCCGATTTATACAATCTAGCATCATAAAAAGCACGAATATCTCTATTTCCAGTCTTTCCTGTAACCATAAGTGTATCACTTGCTATAAAGACTGAATCCTGCTCTTGTTTTATAGCGGCGAGTGGATTTTTTGTAATGAATAGCGAATCCTTCATCCTAAATACCTCCGCATAATGACCTTTTATAACCGATTGATTCACCGTGTCGGTGACTTTAATATTGTTGGTTGCAGAAGCGAATCCAGTAGGCCTATCAAAATAAATACTATCCCCTTCTAGCAATCTATTTTCGTAATCTATTTTTGAATTTTTGACAAAAAAACCATTATCCTTTCGCGTATCATAAAATCCTCTCTCGCAAAACACTGTACTCGTTTCGCTTGTTATCGTAGAAGGACCATACAAAAAAGCATGGCCTTTCTCAGAATAAAAATCTAAATAATCTGAGTCAATATCATACTCTGGATTTCTAACTTTAACATCTTTCCGAAACGAAAATTTTTCTTGATTCATAAAATATCTACCTATCACGCTTGTAATAGTAGATGCTGAATCCTTTACAGCTCCACCACTTCTGTAAAAAGCCTCTTGCTTAAGTCTGTTGAAAAACAAGGAATCTGTCGTGAGTCTATTACTAGGTGTAGTTAATACAACATCTTCACTAGCAAAGGCAAATTGGGTATATCCGTTATACTCGGCATACTTACTAGTCATATTAACCGTATCGCCCTGCTTCATTCTTACATTCCCAAAAGCTCTAAAAAAGTCGTCCGTTTGATAAAAAATAGCTCGATCGCACCAAACCTCAATACCGTCATGAAGAAAGTAAACCTGATTATTGACTTTCGATAAGATAAAAGCACCCGGATAGTTCACTTCATCCACACGAGTTCTATCGCTAGTGTAATCTATTTTTTTTCCGTGTTGAGAATACGAAATGTTTACAAAAAGCAAAAAAGATACTAAAACTATAAGGTATTTCAAATCGATTACTTTAGGCTGGCAAAATTACATTTTTATTAAAACAAAAGCAGCAATAAATTGCTACTTTAAGTATAACAAATAACTTCAAATTAAATCCCTTCAAAAACTATTAAAGAAGATAATCTGTACTCACAAAGTTGGACGTTTTACTTTCCAAAAGTTTACGAATAATATCATTATTATGAGGGTTGTCTTTTGATGCTAAAAAAGTTCTTATAGAAAATGACCTTAAGGCATCATGAACACTCAAAGTTCCGACTGCAGAATCCTTACGCCCAGTAAATGGTAAAACATCAGGTCCTCGTTGGCAAGAGCTATTTAAGTTGACTCTACATACCAAATTTACCAATACATCTATGAGCGGTGCAAGGGTATCGACATTTTTGCCAAATAAACTGACCTGCTGTCCATAATTAGATTTTGCTATTTCATCCAACAGTTCTTGTATATCATTAAAGGATTTTATAGGCACCACAGGGCCAAATTGCTCTTCTTGATAAACACGCATAGATTCGTTGACGGGGTATAATACCGCAGGATAAATATAATTATCGGTAACAGTTCCTCCTTTTTTATTGAGAATCTTAGCTCCTTTTTCTTTGGCATCCTCGATTAACTCCTTAATATAAGCGGGTTTGTTTGGCTCTGGAAGTGGTGTCAATTTTACGCCTTCTTCCCAAGGCTGACCAAACTTAAGCTCATCCACTCGTTTTGAAAATCGTTTATTAAACTCATCCTTAATATCATCATGGACATATATGATTTTAAGGGCTGTACAGCGCTGTCCATTATAAGATAATGATCCATTAAGACACTCTTCAATAGCTAAGTCTAAATCTGCATCTGGAAGAATAATAGCTGGATTTTTGGCTTCTAAACCGAGTATAAGCCTCAATCTATTTTTGTAAGGATGTTGATCCTGAAGAGCAATGGCAGAAGTTGAGTGTCCTATAAGTGCTAAAACATCAATCTTACCTGTTTTCATGATGGGAACTGCAACTTCTCTCCCTCTTCCATAAATTACATTTATAACTCCGGCAGGGAAACTTTTTTGAAAAGCCTCTAGCAAAGGAGATAATAAAAGAACTCCGAACTTGGCAGGTTTAAAAACAGCAGTATTTCCCATAATCAGAGCTGGGATAAGCAAAGCAAAAGTTTCATTCAATGGATAATTGTAAGGTCCTAAACATAGAACCAAACCGAGCGGTCCTCTTCTAATATGAGCGTTGATCCCATCTGTTTTCTCAAACTTGGCACTATCCCTGTCCAGCTGTTTGTAATTATCTATTGTGTCATAAATATACTGAACAGTCCTATCAAATTCTTTTTCTGAATCTGGTAGCGTTTTTCCTATTTCCCACATCAGTAGTTTTACAACTTCAGTTCGTTTGGTTTGCATATGCTCCACAAAGGATTTCATACATTCAATTCTATCTTTTACGCGCATGGTTGGCCACTGTCCTTTTCCTTTATCGTAGGCATTCACAGCCGAATTTAAAACTGCCAAGGCTGTTGGCTCATCCATATGAGGGACAGTACCAAGTAAGGTTGGCTTGTATTCTGAACTCGTAGAAATTGTTGAATATACCTCATCCATCTTTCCATCCCAGTTGACTAGTTTACCGTTATCTAAATATGTATTTTGATGAAGTAATGAATCAATTGTATCTAAATTTGTATTTAACATAATATTTTAAGGGTTTTATTGAAATATGTCACAATTTAATAAACTAACTTATCGATCTATTATAACTAAGTAAAATGATTTGTTAAGCTTTAGTAATGCATCCGTTTTGATAAAAATCAGCACACCTATCTCAAACCACTAAGTGTATAAAAAATAGAGCCGAAATTCCAGAGACAAAGATTAACTCTAATTGAAGAATTTTACGTTTCGCTTAGAACAGGCATTATTAGGCAAATCTTAAGTTTACAAAATTAAAAATACACTATATTTGCGACTATGAAGAATGTGTTTTCATATCTACTAGTCATGCTTTTTACCTTACAATCGTTTGGTTTAAATGCTGCTAATTTAGCCAACCTCAATAATTTGGCAGAGCATTACGAGCTTCATAAAACCGAACATCAAAATTCATTTTTAGAGTTTTTTGACTTACACTATGGTAATCAAAAAGAGGCGCACGAAAAAGAACACGATGAACATCAAAACCTTCCTTTTCAAAAATGCCAGCATTACTCCCACATTTTTTTCTTTGAATTACCTCAGGTCATAAGTCTAAGGCTAACAGCCCCTCTCGAAATAGTCCTGAATAATTTTAATTATACTTCACAATTTGATTTATTAATTGAAACTGATATTCTTCAGCCACCGAAACAGTATACTCTGATATAATTCAAGTTTATTGTTTCATTTTCAATTTAAAATTTCATGTTATCAAAAATTATTGAATTTAGCTTAAAGTCTAAATTCTTTATCCTATTAATGGTGAGTTGTATTGTTGGTTTTGGGGTTTATTCCTTAACCCAAATACCAATTGGTGCCGTTCCCGATATCACCAACAATCAAGTACAAGTGATCACAACATCACGGAACCTCTCTACTACTGATGTTGAACAGTTTATCACCTATCCCGTCGAATTGGAGATGGTGAATCTACCAGGTGTTAAAGAAATACGATCGGTCTCTAAGTTTGGCCTTTCAGTGGTTACCATAGTCTTTGAAGATGATTTAGGCACGTATTTACCACGTCAACTCATTGCCGAAAAACTAAAATCTGCAGCTGAAAAGATACCATCAGGGTTTGGCACTCCAGAAATGGGACCTATTACAACTGGTTTAGGCGAAATATATCAATATACTTTAGAAACCAAACCAGGCTACGAGGACCAGTATGATGCTACCGAATTGCGTACCATTCAAGATTGGATTGTTCGCCGACAATTATCTGGAATTCCTGGTGTCGTTGAAATTAATACCTGGGGAGGCTACTTAAAGGAATACGAGGTTAGTATTAATTCCAAACGCTTACAAGCTAATAACATCACTATTGCTGAAGTTTTTCAAGCTCTTGAAAACAATAATTCTGTAGCTGGTGGCAGTTATATCGAAAAAAATGAAGAAGCCTATTTTATAAGAGGTGAAGGACTTATTAAAAGTTTAGAAGATATTAAAAACATAAGTGTTACCACTCGCAACAATCAACCTGTTTATATCAAGGATATTGCAGAGGTTGGTTTTGGTTATGCCAGACGCTTTGGCGCTGTTACTGGTAATGGCGAAGGTGAAAAAGTTCTAGGGCAAGTGATGATGCTGAAAGATGCCGACTCAAAACGTGTCATTGATGCAGTAAAAATACGCATAGCAGAAATTGAAACTACTTTACCTGAAGGGGTGTATATTAATGGCTTTTTAGACCGCTCAGAATTAATACAACGCACAACCTATACTATTGCTGAGAATTTGTTGTTAGGGTTTTTGGTGGTTGCCTTTATTGTGGTTTTACTCATTGGAGATTGGCGTGCTGGTCTAGTGATCTCCTCTATTATACCGCTTAGTTTTTTAATAGCAATCAGCCTGATGTATATCTTTGGCGTTGACGCTAATTTAATGAGTCTAGGTGCCTTAGACTTTGGAATCATCATTGACGGTGCAGTGATCATAGTTGAGTTTGTCGCTTTTAAATTATGGCAACGCTCCAATGAGTTTTCCAACAAAACATCGACTGAAATCAATATATTAAAAGACAAAATCACTTCTAAGGGGGCATCCAAAATGCTAAATTCAGCCATTTTTGGTCAGTTAATCATCTTGATTGTCTTTATACCTATATTGTCATTAAGTGGCATAGAGGGTAAGATGTTTAGGCCTATGGCCCTCACCTTCAGCTTTGCACTCATTGGTGCAATGATTCTATGTTTTACCTGGGTCCCAGTAGCCTGTAGTTTGATTTTGAAACCACAATCTAAGTCAAGTTTTACTATATCTACTAAACTCCTCAATGGCGTTAAGCGATTGTATTTGCCTTCCATTAAATGGGCTTTAAATCATACTAAACCCGTACTGATTTCAGCGGTAGTTTTACTTGCACTTGGTGTGTTTACATTTACTAGAATGGGTGCTGAATTTGTACCCACACTTGATGAAGGTGACTTTGTAATTCAACCCATTTTAAAAACAGGCAAATCCTTAAAAAGCACAGTTGAACGCACTACTGCTATAGAAAAAATACTCCTTGAGCAATTTCCTGAAGTAACGCAAGTGGTCTCCCGTATTGGTGCTGCTGAAGTACCAACCGATCCAATGTCGATGCAGGATTCTGATATAATTGTTCGCCTGAAACCCAAATCGGAGTGGACGTCGGCAGATACCAAAGAAGGCTTAGCCGAAAAAATTGATGAGGCGC
It contains:
- a CDS encoding OstA-like protein, whose amino-acid sequence is MKYLIVLVSFLLFVNISYSQHGKKIDYTSDRTRVDEVNYPGAFILSKVNNQVYFLHDGIEVWCDRAIFYQTDDFFRAFGNVRMKQGDTVNMTSKYAEYNGYTQFAFASEDVVLTTPSNRLTTDSLFFNRLKQEAFYRSGGAVKDSASTITSVIGRYFMNQEKFSFRKDVKVRNPEYDIDSDYLDFYSEKGHAFLYGPSTITSETSTVFCERGFYDTRKDNGFFVKNSKIDYENRLLEGDSIYFDRPTGFASATNNIKVTDTVNQSVIKGHYAEVFRMKDSLFITKNPLAAIKQEQDSVFIASDTLMVTGKTGNRDIRAFYDARLYKSDLSGKADSIHSNEATGLTKLIRDPILWSGESQITGDTIHLISNTETEQLDSLKVFYNAFMIQKDSIDGYNQIKGKELFGLFKNNEIYEVNIIRNTESLFFLRDDTSDLLGINKSISAKIKILFEKQEISDVYYYNEVDSQTHPSSMFPENARKLKDFSWRGDERLMSKADLFKGRDSLVLTKIKGLEDPDIYGDFFEGIRELNSNSNLEKADLKPSNTGKVPEDKKLPLRKIKAVKIDDEK
- a CDS encoding NADP-dependent glyceraldehyde-3-phosphate dehydrogenase produces the protein MLNTNLDTIDSLLHQNTYLDNGKLVNWDGKMDEVYSTISTSSEYKPTLLGTVPHMDEPTALAVLNSAVNAYDKGKGQWPTMRVKDRIECMKSFVEHMQTKRTEVVKLLMWEIGKTLPDSEKEFDRTVQYIYDTIDNYKQLDRDSAKFEKTDGINAHIRRGPLGLVLCLGPYNYPLNETFALLIPALIMGNTAVFKPAKFGVLLLSPLLEAFQKSFPAGVINVIYGRGREVAVPIMKTGKIDVLALIGHSTSAIALQDQHPYKNRLRLILGLEAKNPAIILPDADLDLAIEECLNGSLSYNGQRCTALKIIYVHDDIKDEFNKRFSKRVDELKFGQPWEEGVKLTPLPEPNKPAYIKELIEDAKEKGAKILNKKGGTVTDNYIYPAVLYPVNESMRVYQEEQFGPVVPIKSFNDIQELLDEIAKSNYGQQVSLFGKNVDTLAPLIDVLVNLVCRVNLNSSCQRGPDVLPFTGRKDSAVGTLSVHDALRSFSIRTFLASKDNPHNNDIIRKLLESKTSNFVSTDYLL